In Fervidobacterium nodosum Rt17-B1, one genomic interval encodes:
- a CDS encoding AAA family ATPase: MINKIKLENFKCHLDREFDFVSGINVIVGRNGAGKSSIFEALGMALFGISEKKPKDLISRLSSQNSYFKINVEFTGEDGIRYEVERVYKSGKNSWVLRQVGSNNVITNKLDEVPKYVSKLLGLGVTNFKELFKNIMCAYQNDITTVFAMQNEESKRFFNKIFEVDVYDKIYNNFKDVINKYEAKISELDGSINILKNDIEKYKGIDEKLSNIRDEISKKETEKKDLETLIYSLKSKKSELEKQIEDARNLKNDLEKNLKVLESTQANLEEISKQIVEAENARKIVERLEPSYKEFEALSEKISQKRKLEQELRKKQQEKQNIEMRIIELKNKISVAEAKINETNERLSIYDVEIQKLQGDKSKLIEEIEIKRTDLEKAKKDMDEAKKVKESIKRIYQDYRDNLKEKENIEIELSNEEEKREKYQSLIEQIQSLQNAIDELNKKISEEANIISEKAKIENELENLENASRQLSSGNCPLLNEPCQNILQAKGTDVYFGNKRDYYKEKLSELLEKEKEINTAKNKKEEISKQLKEKETEAGTLSHQIDEMDKKKAKLKQISEFIEDIAQKYGDISKLVEEADNRLNEINSAIGSINAEIDSKFNQLKNIEKEISEKTNRYLSIKNEIDKLLKEKSEYEDNLKTFEEKLGKYVGIDEELDRVTKEIEELESEKNKREVDYKEYMINKKMAEKLEELNEKKKVLESEIEQSKKIVDDLKVKINMLKPLEELETEKKSIEDELEKKNEELKNLEVRLGELGRDENQLVSQIEEREEKINQLRNYEDKKSVFNKKLELTKEFREKIKVMGVKVTEYLTRQIVLEATENYRKMTGNQESIEVDHSEGKYIFRLSDPIKGVREFSELSGGEQVSAAIALRIAIAKILANADIYILDEPTVNLDEERRKLLAENLRILLGNISQAFIITHDEEFIGKGYHEIRL; encoded by the coding sequence ATGATTAATAAAATTAAATTGGAGAATTTCAAATGTCATTTAGATAGAGAATTTGATTTTGTCTCTGGGATTAATGTTATCGTTGGAAGAAACGGCGCGGGTAAGAGTTCCATATTCGAAGCGCTTGGGATGGCTTTGTTTGGTATAAGTGAGAAAAAGCCTAAGGACCTTATTTCACGTTTGAGTAGTCAAAATAGTTATTTTAAGATAAATGTTGAATTTACGGGAGAAGATGGAATAAGGTACGAAGTAGAAAGAGTGTACAAATCGGGAAAAAATAGTTGGGTACTAAGGCAAGTGGGGAGTAACAATGTGATTACTAACAAATTAGATGAAGTTCCAAAGTATGTTAGTAAACTCTTGGGGCTTGGGGTAACGAATTTCAAAGAACTTTTCAAGAACATAATGTGCGCTTATCAAAATGATATTACAACAGTATTCGCGATGCAAAATGAAGAATCCAAACGTTTTTTTAACAAGATATTCGAGGTAGATGTGTACGATAAGATTTATAACAATTTCAAAGATGTCATAAATAAATATGAAGCGAAAATTAGTGAGTTAGATGGTTCAATAAACATTTTGAAGAATGACATTGAAAAATACAAAGGTATCGACGAAAAATTATCGAATATTCGTGATGAAATTTCAAAGAAAGAAACTGAAAAGAAAGATTTGGAAACGTTAATTTATTCTCTAAAGTCTAAAAAGTCTGAGTTGGAAAAGCAAATAGAAGACGCTCGGAATCTAAAAAATGATTTGGAAAAAAACTTGAAAGTTTTGGAGAGCACGCAGGCGAATTTAGAAGAAATTTCAAAGCAAATTGTGGAAGCCGAGAACGCTCGAAAAATTGTCGAAAGGTTGGAACCTTCTTACAAAGAATTTGAAGCCTTAAGTGAGAAAATAAGTCAAAAAAGAAAGCTCGAGCAAGAACTCAGGAAAAAGCAACAAGAAAAGCAAAATATTGAAATGAGGATTATAGAGCTTAAGAATAAAATCAGTGTCGCGGAAGCAAAAATAAATGAAACTAACGAAAGATTGTCTATTTACGATGTAGAAATACAAAAACTCCAAGGTGATAAGTCAAAACTTATTGAAGAGATAGAAATCAAAAGGACAGATTTAGAAAAAGCCAAGAAAGATATGGATGAAGCAAAAAAGGTAAAAGAGAGTATAAAAAGAATATATCAAGATTACCGTGACAATTTAAAGGAGAAGGAAAATATTGAAATTGAGTTATCAAATGAGGAAGAAAAGAGGGAAAAATATCAATCACTGATTGAACAAATCCAAAGTTTGCAAAATGCTATTGATGAATTGAATAAAAAGATATCAGAAGAAGCTAATATAATAAGTGAGAAAGCCAAAATCGAAAACGAATTGGAAAATTTAGAAAATGCCTCAAGACAGCTTTCCAGTGGAAATTGTCCGCTTTTAAATGAGCCTTGTCAAAATATACTTCAAGCCAAGGGCACAGATGTGTATTTTGGAAACAAGCGAGATTACTACAAAGAAAAGCTGAGTGAACTTCTAGAAAAGGAAAAAGAAATCAATACAGCAAAGAACAAAAAGGAAGAGATTAGTAAGCAGTTAAAAGAAAAAGAAACGGAAGCTGGCACGTTATCTCACCAAATCGATGAGATGGATAAGAAAAAAGCAAAATTAAAGCAGATAAGTGAATTCATTGAAGATATAGCGCAAAAATACGGAGACATTTCAAAGTTAGTTGAAGAAGCTGATAACAGATTAAATGAGATTAACTCAGCTATAGGTTCGATTAATGCGGAAATAGATAGTAAATTTAATCAATTAAAAAATATTGAAAAAGAAATCAGTGAAAAGACAAATCGTTATCTCAGTATTAAAAACGAGATAGATAAACTCTTGAAAGAAAAAAGCGAATACGAAGATAATCTAAAAACTTTCGAGGAAAAACTTGGAAAATATGTTGGTATAGATGAAGAATTAGATAGAGTAACCAAAGAGATTGAAGAACTTGAGTCAGAGAAGAATAAGCGCGAGGTTGATTACAAAGAATATATGATTAATAAAAAAATGGCTGAAAAACTCGAAGAGTTGAACGAAAAGAAAAAGGTATTGGAAAGTGAAATAGAACAAAGCAAGAAGATAGTGGACGATTTAAAGGTGAAAATTAATATGTTGAAACCTTTAGAAGAATTAGAAACAGAAAAAAAGAGTATTGAGGACGAACTTGAGAAGAAAAACGAGGAACTAAAAAATTTAGAGGTACGTTTAGGGGAATTGGGAAGAGATGAAAATCAATTAGTTAGTCAAATTGAAGAAAGAGAAGAGAAAATCAATCAGTTAAGAAATTACGAAGACAAAAAATCAGTATTTAATAAAAAGCTGGAACTAACGAAAGAGTTCAGAGAGAAAATAAAAGTGATGGGTGTTAAAGTTACGGAGTACTTGACACGCCAAATTGTTTTGGAAGCTACAGAAAATTACAGAAAGATGACAGGGAATCAGGAAAGTATAGAAGTTGACCATTCCGAAGGAAAGTACATATTCAGACTCTCAGATCCGATTAAAGGTGTTCGAGAATTTAGTGAACTATCAGGTGGTGAACAAGTTAGCGCGGCTATTGCGTTGAGGATAGCTATCGCTAAAATATTAGCTAACGCAGATATATACATACTTGATGAACCAACTGTCAATCTTGATGAGGAAAGAAGAAAATTGTTAGCTGAGAATTTGAGAATATTACTTGGAAATATATCTCAAGCGTTTATAATAACCCACGATGAGGAATTTATAGGCAAAGGTTATCATGAGATAAGGCTATAA
- the trmFO gene encoding methylenetetrahydrofolate--tRNA-(uracil(54)-C(5))-methyltransferase (FADH(2)-oxidizing) TrmFO, whose protein sequence is MNKLVHIIGAGLAGSEAAWQLVKNGFNVVIHEMKRVKKSPVHVSENFAELVCSNSLKSTDLKNAEGLLKAEMEIWGSLILECAYNNSVPAGKALAVDREKFSQCVTEKLLQTGLVKVVWEEVEKPYTDDIWIIATGPTTDGKLAEWIREQTGGFFNFFDAVAPIVSAESINMDVCFVADRYGVGTGDYINCPMTKEEYERFWNELVNAQVIEIEDFDRKLLFERCQPIEEIARSGKDAMRYGPLRPVGIVDPKTGKEPYAVIQLRKENVEGTMYNIVGFQTRLKWGEQRRIIQLIPGLENAEILRYGVMHRNSYIDSPKVLDEYLRLKKMPNVFFAGQITGVEGYVESAMTGLYVGLNISRLILGKDMIKFPEKTMCGALVRYITTAPELKPMYANFGLLGGGKDREKIALKALDEMKKFYQITSLTIGG, encoded by the coding sequence ATGAATAAATTAGTTCACATCATTGGAGCAGGGCTTGCAGGTTCTGAAGCTGCTTGGCAACTTGTAAAAAATGGTTTTAATGTAGTTATACATGAAATGAAAAGAGTAAAGAAATCACCAGTGCATGTAAGTGAAAATTTTGCAGAGCTTGTTTGTAGTAACTCGTTAAAATCTACTGACTTGAAGAATGCCGAAGGTTTACTAAAAGCGGAAATGGAAATATGGGGAAGTTTAATTTTAGAATGTGCTTACAATAATAGCGTGCCTGCTGGTAAGGCTTTAGCTGTTGATAGAGAAAAATTTTCTCAGTGTGTTACTGAAAAACTTCTTCAAACTGGACTTGTTAAAGTAGTGTGGGAAGAGGTGGAAAAACCTTATACCGATGATATATGGATAATCGCTACAGGTCCAACTACAGATGGAAAGCTTGCTGAATGGATAAGGGAACAAACTGGTGGATTTTTTAATTTCTTTGATGCTGTTGCACCAATTGTTAGTGCAGAAAGTATTAATATGGACGTTTGTTTTGTTGCTGATAGATACGGTGTAGGCACAGGTGACTATATTAACTGCCCTATGACAAAAGAAGAATATGAAAGGTTTTGGAATGAACTTGTAAACGCTCAAGTTATAGAGATAGAAGATTTTGACAGAAAACTTTTATTTGAGAGGTGCCAACCGATTGAAGAAATAGCTCGAAGTGGTAAGGATGCCATGCGTTACGGTCCTCTGAGACCTGTTGGTATTGTAGATCCAAAAACGGGGAAAGAACCATATGCTGTCATTCAATTGAGAAAAGAAAACGTTGAAGGGACTATGTACAATATCGTTGGGTTCCAGACAAGATTAAAGTGGGGAGAGCAAAGAAGAATAATTCAATTAATTCCTGGGTTAGAAAACGCGGAAATTCTAAGATATGGTGTGATGCATAGAAATAGTTATATAGACTCCCCAAAGGTTTTGGATGAGTATTTGAGATTAAAGAAAATGCCAAATGTATTCTTTGCTGGACAGATTACAGGTGTTGAAGGTTATGTTGAATCTGCTATGACTGGATTATACGTCGGCTTAAATATTTCAAGATTAATTTTGGGTAAGGATATGATAAAATTTCCAGAAAAGACTATGTGTGGCGCATTAGTAAGATACATAACAACCGCTCCAGAGCTTAAACCAATGTACGCAAATTTTGGATTACTCGGCGGGGGAAAAGACAGGGAAAAAATAGCTTTGAAAGCGCTTGATGAGATGAAAAAATTCTATCAAATTACTAGTTTGACGATTGGAGGATAA
- a CDS encoding NAD-dependent protein deacylase, producing MEEILTLVSWLKNSKFTTVLTGAGVSVPSGIPDFRSKNGVYSKWGQEIFDIDLFHQNPDRFYEFAKQELIKMLDVEPNEIHYLLAYLEKLNIVKGVITQNIDNLHKKAGSQKVAEIHGNVRTWSCLKCGKRYDLFNSQHKEFLIDRNFRCECGGVTKPDIVFFGEMLPLNEYSKAENWAKESDVFIAMGTSLVVYPAAQLPIYAKHSGAKLCIINKNETVLDDYADLVIHIDLIDFAKEVRRHF from the coding sequence TTGGAAGAAATTTTGACGCTTGTAAGTTGGCTTAAGAATTCAAAATTTACCACAGTGCTTACCGGTGCTGGAGTTAGTGTACCGAGTGGTATTCCTGACTTTAGAAGTAAAAATGGAGTTTATTCCAAATGGGGACAGGAAATTTTTGATATAGATCTTTTCCATCAAAATCCTGACAGATTCTACGAATTTGCAAAGCAAGAACTGATAAAAATGCTCGATGTCGAACCTAATGAAATCCATTATTTGCTGGCTTATCTTGAAAAGTTGAATATAGTAAAAGGGGTTATAACCCAGAATATAGATAATCTTCATAAAAAAGCGGGAAGTCAGAAAGTTGCGGAAATCCATGGAAATGTACGCACTTGGAGTTGTTTGAAATGTGGTAAAAGATATGATTTATTCAATTCACAGCATAAAGAATTTTTGATTGACAGAAATTTTAGATGTGAATGTGGTGGAGTAACAAAACCGGATATAGTATTTTTCGGTGAAATGTTGCCATTGAACGAGTACTCTAAAGCAGAGAACTGGGCTAAAGAAAGTGACGTATTCATAGCTATGGGCACGTCACTTGTTGTTTACCCAGCGGCGCAATTGCCTATTTACGCAAAGCACAGTGGAGCAAAATTGTGTATAATTAATAAAAATGAAACGGTGCTTGATGATTACGCTGATTTAGTAATTCATATTGACCTGATTGACTTTGCGAAAGAAGTAAGAAGACACTTTTAG
- a CDS encoding MATE family efflux transporter: MNNRNIELLLGDYRKAIVKLSIPNMISMFVQTIYNLVDAIWVAGLGAVTLAAMGFFFPIFMIVVSIATGITVGTSSAISRKIGEKDYEGANSVAEHSILLSLIVSLFTVLIGITTLIPVLKGIGASGEALQKAYDYGFIIFLFTPFLMFNNTAVGILRGEGDSKRPMYAVTFSSILNIFLDPIFIYTFKLGIKGAAWATGISIISATVIFIYYLFFSDKTFLKVSLKKFRYNGKYLRDISIVGFPTALAQIAMSIAIYVLNRFAVKAGGDVGVATFTGAWRIINLGTLTIIGISSAVTPVTGAAYGARNVKRIEDALNYAIKFAEIFSLTIMLGIFIFSKQLAFLFAYSKASSELLENISQALKILCLFLPGTPLGMLTSGMFQGIGQGFKSLVATILRTIIFQLFWTWLFVDVIKIGLVGVWWGIVIGNASASLVTYTWGKLSIQKLYEEFQE, encoded by the coding sequence ATGAACAATCGAAATATAGAATTGCTGCTCGGAGATTACAGGAAAGCCATTGTAAAGTTATCTATTCCAAATATGATTTCCATGTTTGTCCAGACAATATATAACCTTGTTGACGCTATATGGGTTGCCGGACTTGGAGCTGTTACACTTGCAGCTATGGGATTTTTCTTCCCAATCTTTATGATTGTTGTTTCGATCGCGACGGGAATAACTGTTGGAACAAGTTCGGCTATTTCCAGAAAGATAGGTGAGAAGGATTACGAAGGTGCAAATTCCGTAGCGGAACATTCGATCTTACTTTCGCTGATTGTTTCACTTTTTACAGTTTTAATAGGTATCACAACGTTGATACCTGTTCTTAAAGGTATTGGCGCGAGTGGTGAAGCGCTTCAGAAAGCATATGATTATGGGTTTATAATTTTTTTGTTTACACCATTTCTAATGTTTAACAACACCGCTGTAGGAATATTACGTGGTGAAGGTGATTCTAAAAGACCTATGTATGCTGTAACCTTTAGTTCTATATTGAACATCTTTTTGGATCCTATTTTTATATACACATTTAAATTGGGAATTAAAGGTGCTGCATGGGCAACTGGAATATCTATTATATCAGCAACGGTTATATTTATCTATTATTTATTCTTTTCTGATAAAACTTTTTTAAAGGTCTCTTTGAAGAAGTTTAGATACAATGGTAAATATCTGCGAGATATTTCCATAGTTGGTTTTCCAACGGCGTTGGCTCAAATAGCGATGTCAATTGCAATTTACGTTTTGAATAGATTTGCTGTGAAGGCTGGAGGGGATGTTGGAGTTGCGACTTTTACAGGGGCATGGAGGATAATAAACCTTGGTACGTTGACTATTATAGGTATTTCTTCTGCTGTAACACCCGTTACAGGTGCTGCTTATGGTGCTAGAAATGTAAAAAGGATAGAAGACGCGCTAAATTATGCTATAAAATTTGCGGAGATTTTTAGTTTAACCATAATGTTAGGAATATTCATCTTCTCAAAGCAGTTAGCATTTCTTTTTGCGTACTCAAAAGCCTCTAGTGAGTTACTTGAAAATATTTCTCAAGCATTAAAAATTTTGTGTTTATTCTTGCCCGGTACTCCTCTTGGAATGCTCACATCTGGAATGTTCCAGGGAATTGGTCAAGGTTTTAAAAGTCTTGTGGCGACTATTCTTAGAACTATCATATTCCAATTATTTTGGACATGGCTATTTGTCGATGTTATAAAAATAGGTTTGGTTGGGGTTTGGTGGGGAATAGTTATCGGAAATGCAAGTGCGTCGTTGGTTACATATACATGGGGCAAGTTGTCGATCCAGAAATTGTACGAGGAGTTTCAAGAATAA
- a CDS encoding thermonuclease family protein, producing MPKKAKQNTLITAIVLSIITIILILTQKQGLMKACVTRVVDGDTIKVEANGKTYTVRLIGVNTPETNHPTKGVEPYGPEAKEFTTKQLTEKTVWLELDVEEKDKYNRLLAYVWLEKPVNFSEEEIRKKMFNAILLLEGYAQVMTVPPNVKYADYFVKFQREAFEKQKGLWGLSMYNENTKSDFVVYISKDGKKYHLKSCRYVNSKYFPVNIEEARQKGYTSCGICKPDEAYEEWKSK from the coding sequence ATTACCATTATCTTAATACTTACTCAAAAACAAGGATTAATGAAAGCATGTGTAACTAGAGTTGTCGATGGAGACACCATTAAAGTTGAAGCAAATGGTAAAACGTACACAGTTAGATTAATAGGAGTAAACACTCCCGAAACTAATCATCCAACAAAAGGAGTTGAACCATATGGACCTGAAGCCAAAGAATTTACAACTAAACAATTAACAGAAAAAACCGTTTGGCTTGAATTGGACGTTGAGGAGAAAGATAAATACAACCGTTTGCTTGCGTATGTCTGGTTGGAAAAACCAGTTAACTTTTCGGAGGAAGAAATTAGAAAGAAAATGTTCAATGCGATACTTTTACTCGAAGGGTACGCGCAGGTTATGACCGTACCACCCAACGTCAAATATGCTGATTATTTTGTAAAATTCCAAAGAGAGGCTTTTGAAAAGCAAAAAGGGCTTTGGGGATTGAGTATGTACAATGAAAACACGAAAAGTGATTTTGTAGTTTACATATCAAAAGATGGAAAGAAATACCACTTAAAAAGTTGTAGGTACGTTAATAGTAAATACTTTCCAGTGAATATAGAAGAGGCTAGACAAAAAGGTTACACATCCTGCGGAATTTGTAAACCAGATGAAGCTTACGAAGAATGGAAAAGTAAATAA
- a CDS encoding metallophosphoesterase family protein has protein sequence MKILHTSDWHLGKRPVGGIGENSYSDFRYNDYFNAAEYIVDRAIEENVDLFIIAGDLFDSNKINPDILERTEGILKKLKDKDIPVFTVLGNHDIAYDRDSWVDYLEKKGLLVNLGFERDGEIFKFEECEFRGFRIYGVPYQGNLIDEVLQGLSEQISGDNNIVICHTAIVSEETNQELLPGCVTKEIIDSFRGKVIYFAGGHFHSKKIYPASQPFFYIPGSPEYWDLYENGEKGFFIFDTDTFTHSFFQSRKRKRSMHKIQSSKIYDFVANLEVEDGEIVILRVFLDNDDFIDVDRIKKELLDKGALKVESRIEINNVNDINGSEMRYRSKELIEKELISSWNNVFSISEERVNETYEFIRKAKMFFEDEDLNNSDEYIYEIFDEFIGRIMGVQRND, from the coding sequence ATGAAAATTTTGCATACATCGGATTGGCATTTGGGTAAAAGGCCAGTTGGTGGCATAGGTGAAAATTCGTATTCTGATTTTAGATATAACGATTATTTCAATGCTGCCGAGTATATAGTCGATAGGGCTATAGAAGAGAATGTTGATTTGTTCATTATCGCTGGTGATTTATTCGACTCTAATAAAATAAATCCAGATATACTCGAGCGCACGGAAGGTATTCTCAAAAAGCTCAAAGATAAAGATATCCCTGTTTTTACTGTTCTTGGAAATCATGATATCGCATACGATAGAGATTCTTGGGTTGATTATTTGGAGAAGAAGGGGTTATTAGTAAACCTTGGTTTTGAGCGTGATGGAGAAATTTTTAAATTCGAAGAATGCGAATTTAGGGGTTTTAGGATTTACGGCGTTCCGTACCAAGGTAATCTTATCGATGAAGTTTTGCAAGGTCTCTCAGAGCAAATAAGCGGAGATAATAATATCGTGATTTGTCATACTGCTATCGTTAGCGAGGAGACTAATCAAGAATTGCTGCCAGGTTGTGTAACGAAAGAGATTATAGATTCTTTCCGTGGTAAAGTTATTTATTTTGCTGGTGGGCATTTTCATTCTAAGAAAATCTATCCAGCAAGTCAACCATTCTTTTATATCCCCGGAAGTCCAGAATACTGGGATTTGTACGAAAATGGCGAAAAGGGATTTTTCATATTCGACACAGATACCTTTACTCATTCTTTTTTCCAATCCCGCAAACGAAAAAGAAGTATGCATAAGATCCAAAGTTCTAAGATTTATGATTTTGTCGCCAATTTAGAAGTGGAGGATGGAGAGATAGTAATCCTGAGGGTTTTTCTTGATAACGACGATTTTATTGACGTTGATAGAATAAAAAAGGAATTGTTGGATAAGGGAGCTTTAAAAGTAGAAAGCAGAATCGAGATTAACAATGTCAACGATATAAATGGCAGTGAGATGAGGTATCGAAGTAAAGAGTTGATAGAAAAAGAGTTAATATCATCTTGGAATAATGTATTTTCAATTAGCGAAGAGAGAGTTAATGAAACGTATGAGTTTATAAGGAAGGCTAAGATGTTCTTTGAAGACGAAGATTTGAATAATTCAGACGAATATATTTACGAGATATTCGATGAATTTATCGGCAGAATCATGGGGGTTCAGAGAAATGATTAA
- a CDS encoding bifunctional methionine sulfoxide reductase B/A protein, producing the protein MKKRIVNNNLSEFEKFVLFEKGTEPPFTGEYENHFEKGIYVCKNCGIPLYNSNDKFHSGCGWPAFDDEIPGAVRKQLDRDGKRTEIVCAYCGAHLGHVFYGEGFTPKNVRHCVNSVSMKFIPEGQKPPIDRMFFAGGCFWGVEHLFKQLDGVVDTRVGYMGGHRKNPTYEQVCTGLTGHYETVEVIFDPLKIDEETLVKYFFEIHDFTQENGQGPDIGEQYKSVIFYTNEKQKEVAEKIKDELSKKYKVATQIKKASDFWLAEDYHQDYYEKTGKTPYCHYRRKIF; encoded by the coding sequence ATGAAAAAAAGGATTGTAAACAATAATCTAAGTGAATTTGAAAAATTTGTCCTATTTGAGAAAGGAACTGAACCACCATTTACCGGAGAATATGAAAATCATTTTGAGAAAGGAATTTATGTATGCAAAAACTGTGGCATACCACTTTACAATTCTAACGATAAATTCCACTCTGGTTGTGGTTGGCCAGCGTTCGATGATGAAATACCAGGAGCCGTGAGAAAGCAGTTAGATAGAGATGGTAAAAGAACGGAAATTGTTTGTGCTTACTGTGGCGCGCATCTTGGACACGTTTTCTACGGAGAGGGTTTCACACCGAAAAATGTTCGACACTGCGTAAATTCAGTATCAATGAAATTTATTCCCGAAGGCCAAAAACCACCTATTGACAGGATGTTCTTTGCAGGTGGATGCTTTTGGGGAGTGGAACACCTTTTCAAACAACTTGACGGTGTAGTTGATACACGCGTTGGATATATGGGTGGACATAGAAAAAATCCGACGTACGAGCAAGTGTGTACAGGTCTAACAGGTCATTATGAAACCGTTGAAGTTATCTTTGATCCGCTAAAAATCGACGAAGAGACTTTGGTTAAGTATTTCTTCGAAATTCACGATTTCACACAAGAAAACGGTCAAGGACCAGATATAGGCGAACAGTATAAAAGCGTTATTTTCTATACAAACGAAAAGCAAAAAGAGGTGGCAGAGAAAATAAAGGACGAACTTAGTAAAAAGTATAAAGTCGCAACGCAAATAAAAAAGGCAAGTGACTTTTGGCTTGCCGAGGATTACCACCAAGATTATTACGAAAAAACGGGAAAAACCCCGTATTGTCATTACAGAAGGAAGATATTCTAA